One Hemitrygon akajei chromosome 14, sHemAka1.3, whole genome shotgun sequence genomic window, ACACAGACTCGCCTCAAAGTTGGGCCTAACCACGGCAGGTGGAATATAAACCAAgcatgagttttttttttaagcagaTGGCAAACTAGATTAAATTTACATTACTACAGATGACCAGACGACACATATCAATGAACGCGACTGAAACAGACATCGGCTTTATCCCCAGGAGCCTGTGTCACTTCGAGAATCAACACAGGTCCGAGCCAGCCTATTCCTTACCTGCATGTTCATATAGCCATCGACTGACACCAGGTATCCCTTGTACTCCATGCCCCACTTCAGTTTCACCATCACCGGTTTGCCGGTCAGCCCATTGAGGAAAGGCTTTGGATTCAACGGCAAACTCTGCAGAGGAGAAAGCGTCAGTCAATGCTGGGCCACGGACTAAGGGCGGGAATCCCTCACTGGTTTGGGAAGGAGGCGGAGCGCCCGGCGCGCTAAGAGAAAACCGAGCCCCGCCGGAACCTGGGCACTAGGCCGCAATCGGAGGCTCCAGGGACTACTGCGGTCGcaccttccttcccctccctcccttcctcctcccaccttcaGCAGGCCCTCGGAGCAGCCCAGGTGGACCGGACTTGAAGCGTGGACTCACCATGGCAGCGAAGGTATCTCCGTCTCCTGTCGCTCGGCGGGGACACAAGCACGCGCCACCGCTTGGAGCACGGGCTGCTGGGTAAAGGGGGCGGGGCGGGGCCGCGCACTTTCACCTCTCGGCCCGTGCGCTGATTGGTCGGGGGCGGGGCGGGGCCGCGCACTTTCACCTCTCGGCCCGTGCGCTGAttggtcgggggcggggcctgcaTGTTGCCCGAGGAGACAGCGAAGCCTGGTGATTGCGGCGGGATGAGCGCCGTTTCGGAGCGAGCAGCCTGCCAAGCGCAAATCTATATTTATCCCGGATATGTCGCGGACTTTTTTTGCATATCAAGCGAACTTGACGAGTCGACACCATGAAGAAATGTATTTATATTCGAAATATTAACGTACAAAGATGGCGAAGTCAAATTTGCACGTATGGGTACAGTATTaaacttacagcagcatcacagataaTAGCATCAGAAGTACATCGTTTGCAAGAAAACACAATTAATCAGACGAatcggtttattatcactgacttataatGCGAGAAATTTGCTGTTTTATTGGTACAGCACAGTACCATTATAAGAAGAATTATATATCAAGATATACCACATTATACCAAGAATTCTGGCTGCACaccttcccctttagaatgctgtggacctgatcctatatatcccacatcctggcacCTGCAAGACAATTTACCATCTGGGTGTCACTATTGCTTCCACAGAATCTTGTATctactcctctgactatggaacctCCCAttactactgcagtcctcttccctcccccccaccccatcaatcTCTTTTGAGCCACAGCGCCAGACTCACTGCCAGAGAAACAATCGCTGCCTTTTCCCTGGTAGGTtggacacccccctcccccaccacaaaCAGTATCccaagtggtatacttattattgaggggaattgccacaggggtactctgtactggcttccaatttcccttccctctcctgacagtcacccaggtacctgccttcTGCAGCTTAGGGTGACTGTCTCCCTggagctcctatctatcacctccacaAGTTCCCGTGTaagccaaaggtcatcaagctgcagttccagttccttaatatgtACACTGAGGAGcagcagctcggtgcacctggtgcaaatgtggactcccagaattcccacatctcacagaaaTGACACAACACTGCCCCTGGAACCATCGTCGCTGCTCTAACTATGCTCTAACAAAGGAAAAGTGAATAAGAGGAAACTTACCTCGCCCAAGCTTGTTCCCACTGAAGCCTGTTGAACCAAAGGCTCCCCACTCCAACACGGGTCCACTACGTAATGGCTGGTCCATTTGttcctgccttatttttatttgcccttgctaatgaacTGTGATTTGATTGGGCCGCCAGAAAATGCCAAAAGACTCTGAATGCTCCTTTTTAAATCTCTCTCACGGGCCTGTTCTCTCATTCTTCTCACCTCCTCTCTTGTTCACCTTGAAAATATTCAGCTGAATTGAATAAATTCAGTAAAAAACTTACGTTATCTCCCCatcaaaatgtgcaatgtgcaattaatagtaatttataataaatagtatgtacaacaggactgtcaatatagcatagaaatacaattgtatcagcatgaattaagcagtgtGATGGcttgatggaagaagctgtcccggagcctgttggtcctggttttcatgctgcggtaccgtttcctggatggtagcagctggaacagtttgtggttggggtgactggggtccccaatgatcctttgggccctttttatgcactaTGTCTTGAATAGTGAAAAGttgacatctacagatgtgctgggctgtccgtaccattctctgcagagtcctgcaattgagggaagtacagttttcataccaggcagtgatgcagctggtcaggatgctctcatttgtacccctatagaaagttcttaggatttggagctCATACCAAACATTTTCAACTgtatgaggtgaaagaggcgctgttgtgcttttttcaccacacagctggtgtgtacagaccacatgagatccttggtgatgtggatgttgaggaatttaaagctattcACGCTCTGAtgtccactgatgtcaatagggctaACTGGCAAGCTGCATGGGATTTGTAAAATGTACTGTAAATCAATGCTTGGAGAactaatgaagggtttcagcccgaaacgttgtcactacctccgcccatagatgctgtctggcctgctgagttctgccagcattttgtgtttttatttatttccagcatctgcagattcacttgtgttggcTTGGAGAACTAAATTGAGTTTTTTTAATTGGGTAAGTAAAGGtgcaaaggttgggggagggaaggaatacaaactggcaggtgatcaCAGAGAGGGAACAGTgaggcccattccacgcactcaccactccctgagtaaaaaaacttaccccgacatctcctctgtacctactccccagcaccttaaacctgtgtcctcttgtggcgaccatttcagccctggggaaaagcctctgactatccacaagatcaatgcctctcatcatcttatacacctctatcaggtcacctctcatcctccgtcactccaaggagaaaaggcgcaAAACATCAACTGATTATTCCTTCTTTagaagctgtctgacctgctgtattTCTCTAGCAGCTGGTGTGTGTTGCCTTCTATTTCACACCAGCATATTATTTGAGTAGTAGGCTTGGAGCACCTCTGCTTCActcaccaaaagcagaacttcctgatGGGAAAACAtttcaattctgattcccattcctgttccaacatgtcagtccatggcctcatcATGCAccaagatgaggtcaccctcagggtggaggagcaccatcttatattccatctgggtagcctccaacctgatggcatgaatatcgatttctgctTCTGGTaaaattttcccctcccctcttcttctattgcccactctgcccttttatctcttctcacctgcttattacttccccttgggtcccctcctccttctcattttcctgtggtccactctcatccttcctctccagccctttacctttctcgccctcttggcttcacctttcaccttctagtTAGCCTgcttctccttcccccacctttttattctggcttcttcccccttccattttactgaaaaagggtctcggcccaaaatgtcaacggtttattcatttctatagatgctgcctgacctgcagtgttccttcagtattttgtgtttctTACTTACCTGATAGGTACTGAGTATGAGTTCCAAACCTTCAGAAGATATCTGCAGGTTACTGTAGATAtgtccagaagacataggagcataattaagcTATTTGGTCCTTGGAGTCTGCTGTGCAAGTggagcagatgcaatgggctgaatgacctaaatcTGCTGCTGTGTCTTATGCAATTTCATAGGGAAGCTCTTTGGTTTTGAGAGTGAGAAAAATGTTGGCCTTTGCTTGTCCACACTGAGATAGTGTCTGTTTTACCCATTAATTAAGATCATTGCCTACATGCTGTATGGTGGAGAGAAATTTCTGGGTAGCCAATTTTGCAAAGTATACCCTGTAGTCACCCTCTATGATGGAGTCAATAGCTTTGTGAGGTCATTATATGTCCTATATAGTGGCTGAAGTGTTTGCTGCATTTTTTCTGGCAGTTAACCTTCTGTGGGAATCAAACGCATTGAAGCTTCCAGTACAACAGAGTTCAGAAAACTTTGGGCAATTGGAAAACATTAGGTAACTAGATAATATCTGGATTTAGAGGAATCCAGAACAAACAGCAGTACACTTGAGgctctccattggtcagggttgaccatggatgttaagtcaagcctgggcagtacaatatggaaagcaagctgttgcccatgtagcagtcTCCCTCTCTACACACAACTGATGAATCCAAATCCgagacactgagttcaaaagtaaagaggttatgttgcaactttataaaacaggTGGTtatgccacatctggagtattgtgtacagttctggttacccctCTATAGGAACGATGTTGAGGAGAGTGtgtagaagaggttcaccaggatgctgtctagttTTGAGGGCATCATGAgataaacctgggttgttttctgtgGCGCGTCGGAGGCTGAGGAGAAATCTGATCTAGGTTAACAAGAT contains:
- the snrpf gene encoding small nuclear ribonucleoprotein F gives rise to the protein MSLPLNPKPFLNGLTGKPVMVKLKWGMEYKGYLVSVDGYMNMQLANTEEYIDGALAGHLGEVLIRCNNVLYIRGVEEEEEDGEMRE